The following proteins come from a genomic window of Streptococcus oralis:
- the prfA gene encoding peptide chain release factor 1 yields the protein MNIYDQLQAVEDRYEELGELLSDPEVVSDTKRFMELSKEEAGTRDTVTAYREYKQVLQNIVDAEEMIKESGGDADLEEMAKQELKDAKAEKEEYEEKLKILLLPKDPNDDKNIILEIRGAAGGDEAALFAGDLLTMYQKYAEAQGWRFEVMEASMNGVGGFKEVVAMVSGQSVYSKLKYESGAHRVQRVPVTESQGRVHTSTATVLVMPEVEEVEYDIDPKDLRVDIYHASGAGGQNVNKVATAVRIVHLPTNIKVEMQEERTQQKNREKAMKIIRARVADHFAQIAQDEQDAERKSTIGTGDRSERIRTYNFPQNRVTDHRIGLTLQKLDTILSGKLDEVVDALVLYDQTQKLEELNK from the coding sequence ATGAACATCTATGATCAACTACAAGCTGTAGAAGACCGTTATGAAGAATTAGGAGAATTGCTCAGTGACCCTGAAGTGGTATCTGATACCAAACGCTTCATGGAATTGTCCAAAGAAGAAGCTGGGACACGTGATACAGTAACGGCCTACCGTGAGTACAAACAAGTCCTTCAAAACATCGTTGATGCTGAAGAGATGATTAAGGAATCTGGCGGAGATGCAGACTTGGAAGAAATGGCCAAGCAAGAGCTCAAGGATGCCAAGGCTGAAAAAGAAGAATACGAAGAAAAACTGAAAATCTTGCTTCTTCCAAAGGATCCAAATGATGACAAGAACATCATCCTTGAAATCCGTGGGGCAGCTGGTGGAGACGAAGCAGCACTTTTCGCCGGAGACCTTCTAACTATGTACCAAAAGTATGCGGAAGCTCAAGGGTGGCGCTTTGAAGTCATGGAAGCTTCTATGAACGGTGTTGGTGGTTTCAAAGAAGTGGTTGCCATGGTTTCTGGTCAGTCAGTTTATTCTAAACTCAAGTATGAGTCTGGTGCTCACCGTGTGCAACGTGTCCCTGTGACAGAAAGCCAAGGCCGTGTCCATACATCAACTGCGACAGTCCTTGTCATGCCTGAAGTTGAAGAAGTTGAATACGATATTGATCCAAAAGACCTTCGTGTTGACATCTACCACGCATCGGGTGCTGGTGGACAGAACGTCAATAAGGTTGCGACTGCTGTTCGTATCGTTCACTTGCCAACCAATATCAAGGTTGAGATGCAGGAAGAACGTACTCAGCAGAAAAACCGTGAGAAGGCCATGAAAATCATCCGTGCGCGTGTTGCTGACCATTTTGCTCAGATTGCTCAAGATGAACAAGACGCTGAGCGTAAGTCTACTATTGGTACTGGTGACCGTTCAGAACGTATCCGTACTTACAATTTCCCACAAAACCGTGTCACAGACCACCGTATTGGCTTGACCCTCCAAAAACTGGATACGATTTTGTCTGGTAAATTGGATGAAGTTGTAGATGCCTTGGTGCTCTATGACCAAACGCAAAAATTAGAAGAATTGAACAAATAA
- a CDS encoding L-threonylcarbamoyladenylate synthase produces MMDRIRQVLEKGGAVVLPTETVYGLFAKALDEKAVDHVYQLKRRPRDKALNLNVASLEDILYFSKNQPAYLQKLVETFLPGPLTIILEANDRVPYWVNSGLATVGFRMPNHPITLDLIRETGPLIGPSANISGQASGVTFQQILEDFDQEVLGLEDDAFLTGQDSTILDLSGDKVKILRQGAIKREDILARLPEISFEEK; encoded by the coding sequence ATGATGGACAGGATTAGGCAAGTGTTGGAAAAGGGCGGAGCAGTCGTCTTACCTACTGAGACAGTTTATGGTCTCTTTGCCAAAGCTCTAGACGAAAAAGCAGTCGACCATGTTTACCAGCTCAAACGTCGTCCTAGAGACAAGGCGCTTAATCTCAATGTTGCCTCTCTAGAGGACATCTTGTACTTTTCAAAGAATCAACCAGCTTATCTACAAAAACTTGTAGAGACCTTTTTACCAGGTCCCTTGACCATTATACTCGAAGCCAATGATAGAGTGCCCTATTGGGTCAATTCTGGTCTTGCAACTGTTGGGTTTCGGATGCCGAATCACCCCATTACGCTGGATTTGATTCGAGAGACAGGTCCCTTGATTGGGCCATCTGCCAATATTTCGGGTCAGGCAAGTGGAGTAACCTTTCAGCAAATCCTTGAAGATTTTGATCAAGAGGTTCTGGGTCTGGAAGATGATGCTTTTCTAACTGGACAGGATTCGACCATTTTGGATCTGTCTGGAGACAAGGTGAAAATCTTACGCCAAGGGGCGATCAAGCGTGAAGATATTCTTGCTCGGTTGCCAGAGATTTCTTTTGAGGAGAAATGA
- a CDS encoding thymidine kinase, with amino-acid sequence MAQLYYRYGTMNSGKTIEILKVAYNYEEQGKGVVIMTSALDTRDGVGYVSSRIGMKRPAIAIEETTDIFGYIRDLPEKPYCVLVDEAQFLKRHHVYDLARVVDELDIPVMAFGLKNDFRNELFEGSKYLLLLADKIDEIKTICQYCKKKATMVLRTQDGVPVYDGEQIQIGGNETYISVCRKHYFAPEINKENKEK; translated from the coding sequence ATGGCACAGTTGTATTATCGTTATGGGACCATGAACTCTGGTAAGACGATTGAGATTCTCAAGGTGGCCTATAACTACGAGGAGCAAGGAAAGGGAGTTGTGATTATGACTTCGGCTCTGGATACGCGTGACGGTGTTGGCTATGTGTCGAGTCGAATCGGCATGAAACGCCCAGCCATTGCGATTGAGGAAACGACAGATATCTTTGGCTATATCCGAGACTTACCTGAAAAACCTTACTGTGTGTTGGTCGATGAGGCCCAGTTTCTCAAGCGTCACCATGTTTACGACCTAGCTCGTGTTGTGGACGAGCTAGACATACCTGTCATGGCTTTTGGTTTGAAGAATGACTTTCGCAATGAATTGTTCGAAGGTTCCAAATACCTCTTGCTCTTAGCAGACAAGATTGACGAAATCAAGACCATCTGTCAGTACTGTAAGAAAAAGGCGACTATGGTGTTGCGAACTCAAGATGGTGTGCCAGTCTATGATGGCGAACAAATTCAGATCGGTGGAAATGAAACCTATATCTCAGTCTGCCGAAAACATTATTTTGCCCCTGAAATCAATAAGGAGAATAAAGAAAAATGA
- a CDS encoding GNAT family N-acetyltransferase, whose amino-acid sequence MLRDLQETDVKAICEINQEALGYSFSPEKTASQLAKLSQDSHHFLLGYEDEVSHVLLGYVHAEVYESLYSKAGFNILALAVSPQVQGQGIGKSLLQGLEEEAKRRGYGFIRLNSADHRLGAHAFYEKVGYTCDKVQKRFIRIF is encoded by the coding sequence ATGCTAAGAGATTTGCAAGAAACAGATGTGAAAGCTATATGTGAGATCAACCAAGAGGCTTTGGGCTATTCTTTTAGTCCAGAGAAAACAGCTAGTCAACTAGCTAAATTATCTCAGGATTCTCATCATTTCCTACTTGGCTATGAGGATGAGGTAAGCCATGTCCTACTTGGATATGTTCATGCTGAAGTTTATGAATCCCTCTATTCCAAAGCAGGATTTAATATCTTAGCCTTGGCAGTTTCACCTCAAGTACAAGGGCAAGGTATCGGTAAAAGCTTACTGCAAGGGTTGGAAGAAGAGGCAAAAAGACGCGGTTATGGGTTTATCCGCTTAAACTCTGCTGATCATCGTCTGGGAGCTCATGCATTTTATGAAAAAGTTGGTTATACTTGTGATAAAGTGCAAAAACGGTTTATTCGCATCTTTTAG
- the prmC gene encoding peptide chain release factor N(5)-glutamine methyltransferase, with amino-acid sequence MKLAQIIKDFEDKLLAQGEEVESLSFVYRSLKNLSFTDFVFALQQEVTKEEELFVEEIYQQLAAYKPAQYIIGHADFFGMQLKVDERVLIPRPETEELVELILTENPEEQIRVLDIGTGSGAIALALAKNRPDWSVTAVDISQDALDLATENAKIQNLQIFFKKSDCFTEISEKYDIIVSNPPYISREDESEVGLNVLHSEPHLALFADEDGLAIYRRIAEGAKDYLKDGGKIYLEIGYKQGQSVPALFRKHLPEKRVRTLKDQFGQDRMVVADDGQD; translated from the coding sequence ATGAAACTAGCTCAAATTATTAAAGATTTTGAGGATAAGTTACTAGCACAAGGAGAGGAAGTTGAAAGCCTCTCTTTTGTCTATCGTAGCCTAAAAAATCTCTCTTTTACAGACTTCGTCTTTGCCCTTCAGCAAGAGGTAACCAAAGAGGAAGAATTATTTGTAGAAGAAATTTACCAGCAGTTAGCAGCTTACAAACCAGCTCAGTATATCATTGGTCACGCAGATTTCTTTGGAATGCAGTTAAAAGTAGATGAGCGAGTCTTGATTCCCCGACCAGAGACAGAGGAGTTGGTTGAGCTCATCCTCACAGAAAATCCAGAGGAACAAATCAGGGTATTGGATATTGGTACAGGAAGTGGTGCCATCGCCCTTGCTTTAGCAAAGAATCGTCCAGACTGGTCAGTGACAGCAGTTGATATTTCACAGGATGCACTAGATTTGGCAACTGAAAACGCTAAAATTCAGAATCTCCAGATATTTTTTAAAAAATCCGATTGTTTTACAGAAATTTCTGAAAAATATGATATAATTGTATCCAATCCACCCTATATCTCTCGTGAAGATGAGTCAGAGGTCGGTTTGAATGTTTTGCATTCGGAGCCTCACCTAGCTCTCTTTGCAGATGAGGATGGTCTAGCTATTTACCGCAGAATCGCGGAAGGTGCAAAAGACTATCTCAAAGATGGTGGTAAGATTTACCTTGAAATTGGATACAAGCAAGGTCAAAGTGTTCCTGCGCTTTTTAGGAAACATCTTCCTGAAAAACGAGTACGAACACTCAAGGACCAATTTGGTCAAGATAGGATGGTTGTAGCTGATGATGGACAGGATTAG
- a CDS encoding 4-oxalocrotonate tautomerase, whose protein sequence is MPFVRIDLFEGRTLEQKKALAKEVTEAVVRNTGAPQSAVHVIINDMPEGTYFPQGEMRTK, encoded by the coding sequence ATGCCATTTGTACGCATCGATTTATTTGAAGGTCGCACGCTCGAGCAAAAGAAAGCTCTTGCTAAGGAAGTAACGGAAGCTGTTGTCCGTAACACTGGAGCCCCTCAATCAGCCGTTCATGTCATCATCAACGACATGCCAGAAGGGACTTACTTCCCACAAGGAGAAATGCGCACCAAATAA
- the glyA gene encoding serine hydroxymethyltransferase, which yields MIFDKDDFKAYDADLWNAIAKEEERQQNNIELIASENVVSKAVMAAQGSILTNKYAEGYPGRRYYGGTDVVDVVETLAIERAKEIFGAKFANVQPHSGSQANCAAYMALIEPGDTVMGMDLAAGGHLTHGASVSFSGQTYNFISYSVDPETELLDFDAILKQAQEVKPKLIVAGASAYSQIIDFSKFREIADAVGAKLMVDMAHIAGLVAAGLHPSPVPYAHITTTTTHKTLRGPRGGLILTNDEDLAKKINSAIFPGIQGGPLEHVVAAKAVSFKEVLDPAFKEYAANVIKNSKAMVEVFLQDPDFRIISGGTENHLFLVDVTKVVENGKVAQNLLDEVNITLNKNSIPYETLSPFKTSGIRIGSAAITARGFGEEESCKVAELIIKTLKNAENEAVLEEVRSEVKALTDAFPLYED from the coding sequence ATGATTTTTGACAAAGATGATTTTAAAGCATACGATGCTGATCTCTGGAATGCTATTGCCAAAGAAGAAGAACGCCAACAAAACAACATTGAGTTGATTGCTTCGGAAAACGTTGTTTCCAAGGCTGTAATGGCTGCTCAAGGGTCTATCTTGACGAATAAATACGCCGAAGGCTACCCAGGACGCCGTTACTATGGTGGGACTGATGTAGTAGACGTGGTAGAAACTCTAGCTATTGAACGTGCAAAAGAAATTTTCGGTGCTAAATTCGCCAATGTTCAACCTCACTCAGGAAGCCAAGCCAACTGTGCGGCTTACATGGCCTTGATCGAGCCAGGTGATACGGTTATGGGGATGGATTTGGCAGCAGGTGGACACTTGACCCACGGAGCTTCTGTCAGCTTCTCTGGTCAAACCTACAACTTTATTTCTTATAGTGTGGATCCTGAAACGGAACTCTTGGACTTTGATGCTATCTTGAAACAAGCCCAAGAAGTAAAACCAAAATTGATCGTAGCTGGTGCTTCAGCCTATTCTCAAATTATCGACTTCTCAAAATTCCGTGAAATTGCAGATGCTGTTGGTGCTAAGCTCATGGTCGATATGGCCCATATCGCTGGTTTGGTTGCGGCTGGTCTTCACCCAAGTCCAGTGCCATACGCTCATATCACGACAACAACGACCCACAAAACCCTTCGTGGACCACGTGGTGGCTTGATTTTGACCAATGATGAGGACCTAGCTAAGAAAATCAATTCTGCTATTTTCCCAGGTATTCAAGGTGGTCCTTTGGAGCATGTTGTCGCTGCTAAAGCTGTTTCCTTCAAAGAAGTTTTGGATCCAGCCTTCAAGGAATATGCTGCTAATGTCATCAAAAACAGCAAGGCTATGGTTGAAGTCTTCTTGCAAGACCCTGATTTCCGTATCATTTCTGGAGGGACTGAAAATCACCTCTTCCTAGTGGATGTGACTAAGGTTGTAGAGAACGGAAAAGTTGCTCAAAACTTGCTGGACGAAGTCAATATTACCCTAAATAAAAACTCAATTCCATATGAAACCTTGTCACCATTTAAGACAAGTGGTATTCGTATCGGATCTGCAGCCATTACTGCACGTGGATTTGGTGAAGAAGAGAGCTGTAAAGTGGCTGAACTCATCATTAAAACCCTTAAAAATGCAGAAAATGAAGCTGTCTTAGAAGAAGTGAGAAGTGAAGTCAAAGCGTTGACAGATGCCTTCCCACTATATGAGGACTAA